DNA sequence from the Caulobacter segnis genome:
CGGCCCGGCGGCACACTGTGCGCGCCTGGTGCAGGGCCGCGGCCGCCGGCGACCCGGCGGGGAGCACGAACGAAGTCAAAGGACTCATCTCGCCGTTCAGCAGGTCGATCTCGCGCTCCAGCCGCTCGACCTGGCCGTCGAGGATGCGCAGGGGCTCCCACTCGGGCTTGCCGTGCTGTTCGGGCGTGGCGAGATCCGCACCGAGATCGAAGAGGTCGTTCTGGATCCGCTCCAGGATCGCGTCGAGCACGGCGTCTCTTGCCGTGTGCTGCCGCGCCAGGCCGACGGCGGCGTTGGTCTCGTCGACCCCGCCATAGGCCTCGACCCGCAGCGAGGCCTTGCTGACCGGCGCGCCGGTGGCCAGCCGCGTCGAGCCGCCATCGCCGGTGCGGGTATAGATGCGGTTCAGCGTGACCATGCGTCGCGGACTCCCGTTATGCGAACAGGCTTACAGTTCCTAAGCGCCCTTGCGCCAC
Encoded proteins:
- a CDS encoding cob(I)yrinic acid a,c-diamide adenosyltransferase; this translates as MVTLNRIYTRTGDGGSTRLATGAPVSKASLRVEAYGGVDETNAAVGLARQHTARDAVLDAILERIQNDLFDLGADLATPEQHGKPEWEPLRILDGQVERLEREIDLLNGEMSPLTSFVLPAGSPAAAALHQARTVCRRAERTCVALSETEGEIVGKPAIKYLNRLSDLLFVAARWSNDKGKADVLWKPGATR